Genomic window (Gemmatimonadota bacterium):
CGACAGCGGGCACGTTTTCAGGTAATATCACGATTTCGAGTAATGATCTGAAGAGTGGAACACAGACCTTAGCCGTGTCTGTGATCGTGCAGGCGGCACCTGTGCCAGCGATTGCTGTTCAGGAATCCGCAATTGATTTCGGTACTGTTGAGTTTGAACAGACGGTCCAGCAGACGATTACGGTTCAAAATACGGGTACTGCACCGCTGGAGATTACGGGTATTGAGAGCGATGTGTCGGGGCTGACGTTTGATACTACGATGTTCACACTGGACCCCAATGGTTCACAGACGATTACGATTACGTTTCCGAGTTCGACGGAAGGGACGTTTTCGGGGCTTATCACTATTTCGAGTAATGATCCTGATCGCGCGAAGCATACTCTTTCGATTTCAGGGATCGTGCAGGCGGCACCTGCGCCGGTGCTGGTTGTGGGAGAACCGGCTATTGATTTCGGGAGTATTGATGCTGAGAAGACGGCTCAGCAGACTTTTACGATTGAGAATACGGGTACTGCGTCGTTGGAGGTTACGGGTATTGAGAGCGATGTGCCGGGTTTGACGTTTGAGCCTTCTGTGTTTACGCTGGCGCCCAATGGTTCACAGACGGTTACGATTACGTTCCCCAAACCCATGGAGGGCGAGTTTTCGGGGCTTATTAATATTTTGAGTAATGATCCTGATCGCGCAAAGCTTACGCTGTCGATTTCTGGCGTTGTTCAGCCGCTTTCTTTGGAAGCCAAATCGGATTTTGACGGTAGTGGTATGATTGACTTTACTGATTTTCTGCTGTTTGTGGGTGCGTTTGGATCGGCTGCGTCCGAATACGATATCGATGGCAGCGGTAGTGTTGATTTTTCAGATTTTCTCATGTTTGTGAGTGTATTTGGAAAGATGGTTGACGGGTAGATTTGCGACTTTCGGCTTGACACTTGTAGTGCAAATTTCTATGTTTTGCCTTCAAAGTGATGACGGAGAAAAGTAACCTGTTCCCAACTGGACAGAGAGGATGTGTCCCGGGCTGAGAACACATCTGCAGGATGCACAGGCGAAGTTCCCTCCCGAGCTGCAAAGCCGAATGGAAAGATAGTTTCCTATTAAGCCGAGCCGGTGGGTCCACCGATAATGGACAGGATGGTGATGGCCGTCCGCTGAGTGGTGCTTTTTAGCGCAAATAGGGTGGTAACGCGGAAAGCTCTTTCGTCCCTATGATGACGAAGGGGCTTTTTTGTTGTCTAATACTAACATTGGAGTTTCTCTTGATTGATCTCGCATCTTTACATGCGCTCGAAATTCGCATTTTGCGTGTGTATCAAAACAATGCCAGTGCCGAGCAGTCCGATGCACAACTTCAAAGTGGCGCGGATCTTGGTGAGGGACAGGTTCGGCGCGCGGTTGAGTGGTTGCTTTCCAAGCAGTTGCTCGAAGTTACGGGAGAAAATACGCGCGTGACTGTTTCGCTTACGGAAGTGGGACGGGATTTTGCCTCAAAGGGCGCGACGCCAGAGACGGCACTTTTGGCCCGGGTGAGTGCAGGGCGCGTCGGGATCCAGGATTTACAAGCCGACGAGCGCTTTGATAGAGGTGCTTGGGGCAGTGCGTTTGGCGGTTTGAAAAAGGATGGGGTTGTCGATCTGGATAAGGGGGCGGTTGTTATTGTTGATGCAGAGCGCGCTTCTTTTTTTGTTGATCGGCTTATGCCGGAATTGTTTGAGAAATTTTCCGATGCTGGAATTGAGATTGATGATTTTCCCGGTGATATTGTCCAGTATATCGAAGCCAATGCCCGCAAACGCGGGGGGAGCAGGGCTCCTGTTCGCCTGGATGATCGCACGGAGCGGGTTTATAGGCTGACGGATGAAGGGCAGCGCGTGCTTGTGGAGGTTGTTAAAGCCAATCTTAAGGGTGATGAGATTTCTCGTCTTACGCCCGATATGATTCAGAAGGGCACATGGCAGGGTGCGTCTTTTCGCCGATATGATCTGTCGATTAAGCCACCTCGCGTGCTTATTGGGAAGCACCATCCCTATCGGGCGTATCTCGATAATGTGCGGCGTCGGTTGATGGCGCTCGGGTTTGAAGAGATGAAAGGTTCGCTGGTCGAGACTGAGTTTTGGAATATGGATGCTCTTTTTATGCCGCAGTTTCACGCGGCGCGCAATATTCACGATGCGTATTACGTAACGGAGCCAACGAAATCCCGAGAGGCTGAAGAACCCCATTTTTCCAGGGTGGCTGAGGCGCATCAAAACGGGGGTGAGACGGGTTCGCGCGGGTGGCGATATGAGTTCAATCCCGAACAGTCGCGCCGCCTTATTTTGCGTAGTCAGGGTACTGCGCTTTCGGGGCGGACGCTCGCTTCAGAACCAAATATCCCGGGTAAGTATTTCGCTCTTGCGCGTTGTTTTCGCCCGGATGATGTCGATGCCACGCATGCAGCGGATTTTTTTCAGGCTGAGGGTATTGTTCTGGGCGAGGAGATAAATTTTCGCAGTTTGCTCGGTTTGCTCAAGTTGTTCGCCCTTGAGATCGCGCAGTCCGAAGATGTGCGCTATGTGCCCGATTATTTTCCTTTTACCGAGCCTTCGGTAGAACTTCAGGCAAAGCATCCCGTTCTGGGCTGGATCGAGCTTGGTGGTGCGGGTCTTTTTCGTCCTGAGCTTACACGACCTCTGGGTGTGGATGTTCCGGTTATTGCCTGGGGTCTGGGGGTTGATCGAATGGCGATGGTCGCGCTGGGTATTAACGATATACGCGATTTGTTCAGTACGGATTTGGATCTGGTCAGGAATACGCGGTAGGAGTAAAAATGCCAACGATTACAGTTAATAAACC
Coding sequences:
- a CDS encoding phenylalanine--tRNA ligase subunit alpha, which encodes MIDLASLHALEIRILRVYQNNASAEQSDAQLQSGADLGEGQVRRAVEWLLSKQLLEVTGENTRVTVSLTEVGRDFASKGATPETALLARVSAGRVGIQDLQADERFDRGAWGSAFGGLKKDGVVDLDKGAVVIVDAERASFFVDRLMPELFEKFSDAGIEIDDFPGDIVQYIEANARKRGGSRAPVRLDDRTERVYRLTDEGQRVLVEVVKANLKGDEISRLTPDMIQKGTWQGASFRRYDLSIKPPRVLIGKHHPYRAYLDNVRRRLMALGFEEMKGSLVETEFWNMDALFMPQFHAARNIHDAYYVTEPTKSREAEEPHFSRVAEAHQNGGETGSRGWRYEFNPEQSRRLILRSQGTALSGRTLASEPNIPGKYFALARCFRPDDVDATHAADFFQAEGIVLGEEINFRSLLGLLKLFALEIAQSEDVRYVPDYFPFTEPSVELQAKHPVLGWIELGGAGLFRPELTRPLGVDVPVIAWGLGVDRMAMVALGINDIRDLFSTDLDLVRNTR
- a CDS encoding choice-of-anchor D domain-containing protein, giving the protein TAGTFSGNITISSNDLKSGTQTLAVSVIVQAAPVPAIAVQESAIDFGTVEFEQTVQQTITVQNTGTAPLEITGIESDVSGLTFDTTMFTLDPNGSQTITITFPSSTEGTFSGLITISSNDPDRAKHTLSISGIVQAAPAPVLVVGEPAIDFGSIDAEKTAQQTFTIENTGTASLEVTGIESDVPGLTFEPSVFTLAPNGSQTVTITFPKPMEGEFSGLINILSNDPDRAKLTLSISGVVQPLSLEAKSDFDGSGMIDFTDFLLFVGAFGSAASEYDIDGSGSVDFSDFLMFVSVFGKMVDG